In Sphaeramia orbicularis chromosome 1, fSphaOr1.1, whole genome shotgun sequence, a genomic segment contains:
- the kif16ba gene encoding kinesin-like protein KIF16B isoform X6 yields the protein MASVRVAVRVRPMNRREKDLTAKCIIKMEGTKTSITNMKIPDGVSGDSVRERIKTFTYDFSYDSTDCKSSSFVSQEKVFRDLGSDVLKAAFEGYNACVFAYGQTGSGKSYTMMGNPGDAGLIPRICEGLFSRISDTTRWDAASFRTEVSYLEIYNERVRDLLRRKSTQTYNLRVREHPKDGPYVEDLSKHLVQNYSDVEELMEAGNINRTTASTGMNDVSSRSHAIFTINFTQAKFDAEMPSETVSKIHLVDLAGSERADATGATGVRLKEGGNINKSLVTLGNVISALADMTQDGVNTNLKKKSVFVPYRDSVLTWLLKDSLGGNSKTIMIATISPADVNYGETLSTLRYANRAKNIINKPTINEDANVRLIRELRAEIARLKALLVQGNQIALLDSPTALSMEEKLHQNEARVLELTKEWTNKWNETQNILKEETLALRKEGIGVVLDSELPHLIGIDDDLLSTGIILYHLKEGRTYVGREDASTEQDIILHGLDLESEHCMFENQNGTVTLVPLGGAQCSVNGVQVTEPSQLNQGAVILLGRTNMFRFNHPKEAAKLREKRKSGLLSTFSLSMTDLSKSCENLSTIMLYNPGLEFERQQREELEKLELKRRLIKEMEAKQQSEKAELERLQQEVESQRKESEEVQQRILRQEESLRHRSQDIESRLRDFLAEKERFEEERRCEIQGLDLQERQSWRQQQEGGAGGEGEEQRRKQEAMEKTEIFRELERLKREREEQKVRLETERRRLEEQEREQLSLVGRLEEQLREKHETATTLLTREDSRRLEEERRVLAEIREDLLRAKEAGERPDGEGAGEDARSAQARYTDFKEAQVKELDQLEEGLHQQRERLEKEVASEQATLLLLTHSLKERQQQLKEAQEKGAQDATAVIQEEQLLRQAEHRLQVKERQLNSLSDTLLPALAEEKQRAVEVLERSNGNCDGPPGLDNTLYQVEKELEDKEEKLNLHWLSAQQLQQLQETYEFTANVARQEEKVRRKEKEILESKDKQQREAMEQAVARLERRHSALRRSASMEPDGEEQRAKSSASRNQRTGTEVEQQRVEREIQKLRQRISEGEDNWTHSVNSDEKPGHCSSPVSHIQSLNTLLPLSDDRINAYIEEEVQRRLQKLNLLNGSSRSSSMDLSVSFESLKDDEKLQNLNPRRLKYEHLVSRPLVSSSTGVQDPVKVSIPRYVLRGQGKDEHFEFEVKITVMDESWTVFRRYSRFREMHKSLKLKYPELAALEFPPKKLFGNRDERMVAERRTQLERYLRNLFRVMLSLSSSPLRTDNGDDSDSFHLSKHAVCDFSPFFKKGVFEYSSHGTG from the exons GGAGAAAGATTTGACCGCAAAATGTATCATCAAGATGGAAGGGACCAAAACCAGCATCACCAACATGAAG ATACCTGATGGCGTTTCTGGTGATTCAGTGAGAGAGCGGATAAAGACGTTCACATACGACTTCTCCTACGACTCGACAGACTGTAAGAGTTCCAGCTTTGTGTCTCAGGAAAAG GTTTTCAGAGACCTGGGCTCCGACGTGCTGAAGGCAGCGTTCGAGGGCTACAACGCCTGCGTGTTCGCCTACGGTCAGACCGGCTCGGGGAAGTCCTACACCATGATGGGAAATCCA ggaGATGCCGGTCTGATCCCGAGGATCTGTGAAGGTTTGTTCAGTCGAATCAGTGACACGACTCGATGGGACGCAGCTTCCTTTCGGACTGAAGTCAG TTATTTGGAAATCTACAACGAGAGAGTGAGGGACCTGCTGAGAAGGAAATCCACTCAGACCTACAACCTGAGAGTCCGAGAGCATCCCAAAGACGGGCCCTACGTCGAAG ATCTGTCCAAACACCTGGTGCAGAACTACAGTGACGTGGAAGAGCTGATGGAGGCCGGAAACATCAACCGCACCACGGCCAGCACTGGCATGAACGACGTCAGCAGCCGCTCACACGCCATCTTCACCATCAACTTCACCCAG GCTAAGTTTGATGCAGAGATGCCCAGTGAGACGGTCAGTAAAATCCACTTGGTGGATCTGGCTGGCAGCGAGCGAGCCGATGCCACCGGAGCCACTGGTGTACGACTGAAAGAGGGAGGAAACATTAACAAGTCGCTGGTCACCCTCGGCAATGTCATCTCCGCTCTGG CCGACATGACCCAGGACGGCGTCAACACCAACCTGAAGAAGAAGTCGGTGTTCGTCCCCTACAGAGACTCGGTGTTGACGTGGCTCCTGAAGGACAGTCTGGGCGGAAACTCCAAGACCATCATGATCGCCA CCATTTCACCTGCCGATGTTAACTATGGTGAGACGCTCAGCACTCTGAGATATGCCAACCGAGCAAAGAACATCATCAACAAACCCACCATCAACGAGGACGCCAATGTCAGGCTGATCAGAGAACTACGGGCTGAAATCGCTCGGCTCAAAGCTCTGCTGGTTCAGGGAAACCAG ATCGCTCTTCTGGACTCACCCACTGCTCTCAGCATGGAGGAGAAACTGCACCAAAACGAAGCCAGA gtTCTGGAGCTGACGAAAGAATGGACCAACAAATGGAATGAGACTCAGAACATCCTGAAG GAGGAGACTCTTGCTCTTAGGAAAGAGGGCATAGGTGTGGTGCTGGACTCGGAGCTGCCTCACCTCATCGGCATTGACGACGACCTCCTGAGCACCGGCATCATCCTCTACCACCTGAAG GAGGGACGGACATACGTGGGCCGAGAGGACGCGTCCACGGAGCAGGACATCA TTCTGCATGGTTTGGACCTAGAGAGCGAACACTGTATGTTTGAGAACCAGAACGGAACTGTGACCCTGGTGCCACTCGGTGGAGCCCAGTGTTCAGTTAATGGGGTCCAGGTGACGGAGCCTTCGCAGCTGAACCAGG GTGCTGTGATTCTGCTTGGCCGGACCAACATGTTCCGTTTCAACCATCCGAAGGAGGCAGCCAAGCTGAGGGAGAAACGGAAG AGTGGGCTCCTCTCCACCTTCAGCCTCTCCATGACCGATCTGTCCAAATCGTGTGAAAACCTCTCCACCATCATGCTCTACAACCCAGG gttGGAATTCGAAAGACAACAGCGAGAGGAGCTAGAGAAACTGGAGCTGAAAAG GAGGCTCATTAAAGAAATGGAGGCGAAGCAGCAAAGTGAGAAGGCAGAGCTGGAGCGCCTCCAGCAGGAGGTGGAGAGTCAGCGCAAAGAGTCTGAGGAGGTGCAGCAGCGTATCTTACGGCAGGAGGAGAGCCTCCGCCACCGCAGCCAGGACATCGAGAGCCGCCTGAGGGACTTCCTGGCCGAGAAGGAGCGCTTCGAGGAGGAGCGGCGCTGTGAGATCCAGGGGCTGGACCTGCAGGAGCGGCAGAGTTGGAGACAGCAGCAGGAAGGAGGAGcagggggggagggggaggagcagCGACGGAAGCAAGAGGCCATGGAGAAGACAGAGATTTTCAGGGAACTGGAGAGGCTGAAGAGGGAGCGGGAGGAGCAGAAAGTTCGGCTGGAGACGGAGCGGCGACGGCTGGAGGAACAGGAGCGGGAGCAGCTGAGCCTGGTGGGGAGGCTGGAGGAGCAGCTGAGGGAGAAACACGAGACCGCCACCACCTTGCTGACCCGGGAGGACAGCCGTCGGCTGGAGGAGGAGCGCCGGGTGCTGGCCGAAATCAGGGAAGACCTCTTGCGTGCCAAAGAAGCTGGAGAGAGGCCTGACGGTGAGGGAGCAGGCGAGGATGCCAGGTCTGCCCAGGCCCGCTACACTGACTTCAAGGAGGCCCAGGTGAAAGAGCTGGACCAGTTGGAGGAGGGACTCCACCAACAGAGGGAGCGTCTGGAGAAGGAGGTGGCCTCTGAGCAGGCGACACTGCTGCTTCTCACCCACAGCCTCAAAGAACGCCAGCAGCAGCTAAAGGAGGCGCAGGAGAAGGGAGCGCAGGACGCCACAGCGGTCATTCAGGAGGAGCAGCTGCTCCGACAGGCTGAGCACCGGCTGCAGGTGAAGGAGCGCCAGCTTAACAGTCTGTCCGACACACTCCTCCCAGCGCTGGCCGAGGAGAAGCAGAGGGCGGTGGAGGTCCTGGAGAGGAGCAACGGGAACTGTGACGGTCCACCAGGACTGGACAACACCCTGTACCAG GTGGAGAAGGAGCTGGAGGACAAGGAGGAGAAGCTGAACCTCCACTGGCTCAGCGCTCAGCAGCTCCAGCAGCTGCAGGAGACCTATGAGTTCACCGCCAACGTGGCCCGACAGGAGGAGAAGGTgcggaggaaggagaaggagatcCTGGAGTCCAAGGACAAGCAGCAGAGGGAGGCCATGGAGCAGGCGGTGGCCCGGCTGGAGAGGAGGCACTCAGCCCTGAGACGCAGCGCCTCCATGGAGCCTGATGGCGAGGAGCAGAGGGCCAAGAGCTCAGCTTCCAGGAACCAGAGGACCGGGACCGAGGTGGAGCAGCAGAG AGTGGAGCGTGAGATCCAGAAGCTGCGTCAGAGGATCAGCGAAGGCGAAGACAACTGGACTCACTCTGTCAACAGTGATGAGAAGCCAGGTCACTGCAGCTCTCCTGTCAGCCACATCCAGAGTCTGAACACACTGCTGCCGCTATCCGACGACAG GATAAACGCGTACATCGAAGAGGAAGTCCAGCGACGCCTGCAGAAGCTCAACCTCCTCAATggcagcagcaggagcagcagtATGGATCTGTCTGTTTCCTTTGAATCGCTCAAG gatGATGAAAAGCTGCAAAACCTAAACCCACGGAGGCTTAAATATGAG CACTTGGTATCTCGTCCTCTTGTGTCAAGCTCCACCGGCGTCCAGGATCCCGTTAAAGTTAGCATTCCTCGTTACGTCCTCCGTGGACAAGGAAAGGACGAGCACTTTGAGTTTGAGGTGAAG ATCACTGTGATGGACGAGTCGTGGACGGTGTTCAGACGTTACAGCCGCTTCCGGGAAATGCACAAGAGCCTCAAGTTGAAATACCCAGAG CTTGCTGCTCTGGAATTCCCACCAAAGAAACTGTTTGGAAACCGAGATGAGCGGATGGTGGCCGAACGGCGGACGCAGCTAGAG CGTTATTTGAGGAACTTATTCCGGGTGATGCTGTCATTATCCAGTTCTCCTCTCAGAACCGACAACGGTGACGACAGCGACAGTTTCCATCTATCCAAACATGCAGTCTGCGACTTCTCGCCGTTCTTCAAGAAGGGCGTATTCGAGTACAGCAGCCACGGCACCGGCTGA
- the kif16ba gene encoding kinesin-like protein KIF16B isoform X4 gives MASVRVAVRVRPMNRREKDLTAKCIIKMEGTKTSITNMKIPDGVSGDSVRERIKTFTYDFSYDSTDCKSSSFVSQEKVFRDLGSDVLKAAFEGYNACVFAYGQTGSGKSYTMMGNPGDAGLIPRICEGLFSRISDTTRWDAASFRTEVSYLEIYNERVRDLLRRKSTQTYNLRVREHPKDGPYVEDLSKHLVQNYSDVEELMEAGNINRTTASTGMNDVSSRSHAIFTINFTQAKFDAEMPSETVSKIHLVDLAGSERADATGATGVRLKEGGNINKSLVTLGNVISALADMTQDGVNTNLKKKSVFVPYRDSVLTWLLKDSLGGNSKTIMIATISPADVNYGETLSTLRYANRAKNIINKPTINEDANVRLIRELRAEIARLKALLVQGNQIALLDSPTALSMEEKLHQNEARVLELTKEWTNKWNETQNILKEETLALRKEGIGVVLDSELPHLIGIDDDLLSTGIILYHLKEGRTYVGREDASTEQDIILHGLDLESEHCMFENQNGTVTLVPLGGAQCSVNGVQVTEPSQLNQGAVILLGRTNMFRFNHPKEAAKLREKRKSGLLSTFSLSMTDLSKSCENLSTIMLYNPGLFTEKGPVFLRLEFERQQREELEKLELKRRLIKEMEAKQQSEKAELERLQQEVESQRKESEEVQQRILRQEESLRHRSQDIESRLRDFLAEKERFEEERRCEIQGLDLQERQSWRQQQEGGAGGEGEEQRRKQEAMEKTEIFRELERLKREREEQKVRLETERRRLEEQEREQLSLVGRLEEQLREKHETATTLLTREDSRRLEEERRVLAEIREDLLRAKEAGERPDGEGAGEDARSAQARYTDFKEAQVKELDQLEEGLHQQRERLEKEVASEQATLLLLTHSLKERQQQLKEAQEKGAQDATAVIQEEQLLRQAEHRLQVKERQLNSLSDTLLPALAEEKQRAVEVLERSNGNCDGPPGLDNTLYQVEKELEDKEEKLNLHWLSAQQLQQLQETYEFTANVARQEEKVRRKEKEILESKDKQQREAMEQAVARLERRHSALRRSASMEPDGEEQRAKSSASRNQRTGTEVEQQRVEREIQKLRQRISEGEDNWTHSVNSDEKPGHCSSPVSHIQSLNTLLPLSDDRINAYIEEEVQRRLQKLNLLNGSSRSSSMDLSVSFESLKEDEEVSDSSSVRLTEEDDEKLQNLNPRRLKYEHLVSRPLVSSSTGVQDPVKVSIPRYVLRGQGKDEHFEFEVKITVMDESWTVFRRYSRFREMHKSLKLKYPELAALEFPPKKLFGNRDERMVAERRTQLERYLRNLFRVMLSLSSSPLRTDNGDDSDSFHLSKHAVCDFSPFFKKGVFEYSSHGTG, from the exons GGAGAAAGATTTGACCGCAAAATGTATCATCAAGATGGAAGGGACCAAAACCAGCATCACCAACATGAAG ATACCTGATGGCGTTTCTGGTGATTCAGTGAGAGAGCGGATAAAGACGTTCACATACGACTTCTCCTACGACTCGACAGACTGTAAGAGTTCCAGCTTTGTGTCTCAGGAAAAG GTTTTCAGAGACCTGGGCTCCGACGTGCTGAAGGCAGCGTTCGAGGGCTACAACGCCTGCGTGTTCGCCTACGGTCAGACCGGCTCGGGGAAGTCCTACACCATGATGGGAAATCCA ggaGATGCCGGTCTGATCCCGAGGATCTGTGAAGGTTTGTTCAGTCGAATCAGTGACACGACTCGATGGGACGCAGCTTCCTTTCGGACTGAAGTCAG TTATTTGGAAATCTACAACGAGAGAGTGAGGGACCTGCTGAGAAGGAAATCCACTCAGACCTACAACCTGAGAGTCCGAGAGCATCCCAAAGACGGGCCCTACGTCGAAG ATCTGTCCAAACACCTGGTGCAGAACTACAGTGACGTGGAAGAGCTGATGGAGGCCGGAAACATCAACCGCACCACGGCCAGCACTGGCATGAACGACGTCAGCAGCCGCTCACACGCCATCTTCACCATCAACTTCACCCAG GCTAAGTTTGATGCAGAGATGCCCAGTGAGACGGTCAGTAAAATCCACTTGGTGGATCTGGCTGGCAGCGAGCGAGCCGATGCCACCGGAGCCACTGGTGTACGACTGAAAGAGGGAGGAAACATTAACAAGTCGCTGGTCACCCTCGGCAATGTCATCTCCGCTCTGG CCGACATGACCCAGGACGGCGTCAACACCAACCTGAAGAAGAAGTCGGTGTTCGTCCCCTACAGAGACTCGGTGTTGACGTGGCTCCTGAAGGACAGTCTGGGCGGAAACTCCAAGACCATCATGATCGCCA CCATTTCACCTGCCGATGTTAACTATGGTGAGACGCTCAGCACTCTGAGATATGCCAACCGAGCAAAGAACATCATCAACAAACCCACCATCAACGAGGACGCCAATGTCAGGCTGATCAGAGAACTACGGGCTGAAATCGCTCGGCTCAAAGCTCTGCTGGTTCAGGGAAACCAG ATCGCTCTTCTGGACTCACCCACTGCTCTCAGCATGGAGGAGAAACTGCACCAAAACGAAGCCAGA gtTCTGGAGCTGACGAAAGAATGGACCAACAAATGGAATGAGACTCAGAACATCCTGAAG GAGGAGACTCTTGCTCTTAGGAAAGAGGGCATAGGTGTGGTGCTGGACTCGGAGCTGCCTCACCTCATCGGCATTGACGACGACCTCCTGAGCACCGGCATCATCCTCTACCACCTGAAG GAGGGACGGACATACGTGGGCCGAGAGGACGCGTCCACGGAGCAGGACATCA TTCTGCATGGTTTGGACCTAGAGAGCGAACACTGTATGTTTGAGAACCAGAACGGAACTGTGACCCTGGTGCCACTCGGTGGAGCCCAGTGTTCAGTTAATGGGGTCCAGGTGACGGAGCCTTCGCAGCTGAACCAGG GTGCTGTGATTCTGCTTGGCCGGACCAACATGTTCCGTTTCAACCATCCGAAGGAGGCAGCCAAGCTGAGGGAGAAACGGAAG AGTGGGCTCCTCTCCACCTTCAGCCTCTCCATGACCGATCTGTCCAAATCGTGTGAAAACCTCTCCACCATCATGCTCTACAACCCAGG TCTCTTCACTGAGAAGGGCCCCGTCTTCCTCAG gttGGAATTCGAAAGACAACAGCGAGAGGAGCTAGAGAAACTGGAGCTGAAAAG GAGGCTCATTAAAGAAATGGAGGCGAAGCAGCAAAGTGAGAAGGCAGAGCTGGAGCGCCTCCAGCAGGAGGTGGAGAGTCAGCGCAAAGAGTCTGAGGAGGTGCAGCAGCGTATCTTACGGCAGGAGGAGAGCCTCCGCCACCGCAGCCAGGACATCGAGAGCCGCCTGAGGGACTTCCTGGCCGAGAAGGAGCGCTTCGAGGAGGAGCGGCGCTGTGAGATCCAGGGGCTGGACCTGCAGGAGCGGCAGAGTTGGAGACAGCAGCAGGAAGGAGGAGcagggggggagggggaggagcagCGACGGAAGCAAGAGGCCATGGAGAAGACAGAGATTTTCAGGGAACTGGAGAGGCTGAAGAGGGAGCGGGAGGAGCAGAAAGTTCGGCTGGAGACGGAGCGGCGACGGCTGGAGGAACAGGAGCGGGAGCAGCTGAGCCTGGTGGGGAGGCTGGAGGAGCAGCTGAGGGAGAAACACGAGACCGCCACCACCTTGCTGACCCGGGAGGACAGCCGTCGGCTGGAGGAGGAGCGCCGGGTGCTGGCCGAAATCAGGGAAGACCTCTTGCGTGCCAAAGAAGCTGGAGAGAGGCCTGACGGTGAGGGAGCAGGCGAGGATGCCAGGTCTGCCCAGGCCCGCTACACTGACTTCAAGGAGGCCCAGGTGAAAGAGCTGGACCAGTTGGAGGAGGGACTCCACCAACAGAGGGAGCGTCTGGAGAAGGAGGTGGCCTCTGAGCAGGCGACACTGCTGCTTCTCACCCACAGCCTCAAAGAACGCCAGCAGCAGCTAAAGGAGGCGCAGGAGAAGGGAGCGCAGGACGCCACAGCGGTCATTCAGGAGGAGCAGCTGCTCCGACAGGCTGAGCACCGGCTGCAGGTGAAGGAGCGCCAGCTTAACAGTCTGTCCGACACACTCCTCCCAGCGCTGGCCGAGGAGAAGCAGAGGGCGGTGGAGGTCCTGGAGAGGAGCAACGGGAACTGTGACGGTCCACCAGGACTGGACAACACCCTGTACCAG GTGGAGAAGGAGCTGGAGGACAAGGAGGAGAAGCTGAACCTCCACTGGCTCAGCGCTCAGCAGCTCCAGCAGCTGCAGGAGACCTATGAGTTCACCGCCAACGTGGCCCGACAGGAGGAGAAGGTgcggaggaaggagaaggagatcCTGGAGTCCAAGGACAAGCAGCAGAGGGAGGCCATGGAGCAGGCGGTGGCCCGGCTGGAGAGGAGGCACTCAGCCCTGAGACGCAGCGCCTCCATGGAGCCTGATGGCGAGGAGCAGAGGGCCAAGAGCTCAGCTTCCAGGAACCAGAGGACCGGGACCGAGGTGGAGCAGCAGAG AGTGGAGCGTGAGATCCAGAAGCTGCGTCAGAGGATCAGCGAAGGCGAAGACAACTGGACTCACTCTGTCAACAGTGATGAGAAGCCAGGTCACTGCAGCTCTCCTGTCAGCCACATCCAGAGTCTGAACACACTGCTGCCGCTATCCGACGACAG GATAAACGCGTACATCGAAGAGGAAGTCCAGCGACGCCTGCAGAAGCTCAACCTCCTCAATggcagcagcaggagcagcagtATGGATCTGTCTGTTTCCTTTGAATCGCTCAAG GAGGACGAGGAGGTTAGCGACTCTAGCTCTGTTAGATTAACAGAAGAG gatGATGAAAAGCTGCAAAACCTAAACCCACGGAGGCTTAAATATGAG CACTTGGTATCTCGTCCTCTTGTGTCAAGCTCCACCGGCGTCCAGGATCCCGTTAAAGTTAGCATTCCTCGTTACGTCCTCCGTGGACAAGGAAAGGACGAGCACTTTGAGTTTGAGGTGAAG ATCACTGTGATGGACGAGTCGTGGACGGTGTTCAGACGTTACAGCCGCTTCCGGGAAATGCACAAGAGCCTCAAGTTGAAATACCCAGAG CTTGCTGCTCTGGAATTCCCACCAAAGAAACTGTTTGGAAACCGAGATGAGCGGATGGTGGCCGAACGGCGGACGCAGCTAGAG CGTTATTTGAGGAACTTATTCCGGGTGATGCTGTCATTATCCAGTTCTCCTCTCAGAACCGACAACGGTGACGACAGCGACAGTTTCCATCTATCCAAACATGCAGTCTGCGACTTCTCGCCGTTCTTCAAGAAGGGCGTATTCGAGTACAGCAGCCACGGCACCGGCTGA